One genomic window of Nicotiana sylvestris chromosome 10, ASM39365v2, whole genome shotgun sequence includes the following:
- the LOC138880140 gene encoding uncharacterized protein, which translates to MRRKSRIRWIKWGDVNTKYFTAVIKEKIVRKQIVELNTLTGNKITDPKAISDEIITFYRSLMEISAKELPAINSIGRLYTREKKGDNIILSHELVQAYNRKHMSPRCMIKIDLQKDYDRVEWCYLEQVLEELAFPRKFIAWIAECLKIVNYSILGNSEPTEPFDAARGLRQ; encoded by the exons ATGAGACGGAAATCTAGAATTAGATGGATCAAATGGGGTGATGTTAATACTAAGTATTTCACCGCAGTAATCAAGGAGAAAATAGTCAGAAAACAAATAGTGGAGCTCAACACACTTACAGGAAATAAGATCACTGACCCAAAGGCTATTAGTGATGAAATTATCACCTTTTATAGAAGCCTAATGGAGATATCAGCCAAGGAGCTACCTGCTATCAACAG CATAGGAAGGCTTTATACCAGGGAGAAAAAAGGTGATAACATCATATTGTCTCATGAGCTAGTTCAGGCTTACAATAGAAAGCATATGTCTCCTAGGTGTATGATCAAAATTGACCTTCAAAAAGATTATGACAGAGTTGAATGGTGCTATCTGGAGCAGGTATTGGAGGAATTAGCTTTCCCCAGAAAATTCATTGCTTGGATTGCAGAATGTCTTAAAATAGTGAACTACTCTATCTTGGGTAATAGTGAACCAACTGAACCTTTCGATGCTGCAAGGGGCTTGAGACAATAG
- the LOC104246355 gene encoding pentatricopeptide repeat-containing protein At1g80150, mitochondrial, translating into MLALRLVRRFGTASHIAAATAIASSGAAGKNSSKGLVSKRKPLKVDEPALIKLKRERNPEKLFQLFKENAHNKVVVENRFVFEDTVSRLAGAGRFDYIENLLEHQKTLPQGRREGFIIRLIMLYGKAGMTQHAVNTFYDMHLYGCPRTIKSFNAALKVLTQSRDLKAIESFLWDVPEKFSINIDILSVNTVISSFCEMGILEKAYLVMVEMEKLGITPDVFTYTTLISAFYKVNRWQIGDGLWNLMVGKGCMPNVATFNVRIQFLVNVGLAWEANKLLLLMKHIGITPDEVTYNLVIKGFCRAENLDMAKRIYSALRGAGFKPNAKIYQTMIHYLSRAGEFDLAYSMCRDSMQKNWFPSLDSIKKLLEGLCKDGTEEKMGKARFLIILAKKKIPPFSSDALNVMQSIIACS; encoded by the coding sequence ATGCTCGCTCTGCGCCTGGTTCGCAGATTTGGAACTGCGAGTCACATTGCTGCTGCCACAGCTATTGCTTCCTCAGGTGCTGCTGGTAAGAATTCCAGTAAAGGTTTAGTATCTAAAAGAAAGCCGTTAAAAGTAGATGAACCTGCACTTATTAAGCTAAAAAGGGAAAGGAACCCTGAGAAGTTGTTTCAGTTATTTAAGGAGAATGCTCATAATAAGGTTGTTGTTGAGAACCGCTTTGTGTTTGAAGACACGGTTTCTCGCTTAGCAGGTGCGGGCAGGTTTGATTATATTGAAAATCTGCTTGAGCATCAGAAGACTCTGCCGCAAGGTCGGCGTGAAGGTTTCATTATTCGGCTTATAATGCTCTACGGGAAGGCTGGGATGACACAGCATGCTGTAAATACCTTCTATGATATGCATTTATATGGTTGTCCGCGGACTATTAAGTCATTCAACGCTGCACTCAAGGTTTTGACTCAATCTCGTGATTTGAAGGCGATTGAGTCATTCCTGTGGGATGTTCCTGAGAAGTTCTCCATCAATATAGATATACTTTCAGTAAATACAGTCATTAGCTCATTTTGTGAAATGGGTATCTTGGAGAAGGCTTATTTGGTCATGGTTGAGATGGAAAAGTTAGGTATAACACCTGATGTTTTTACATATACGACACTTATATCTGCCTTTTATAAAGTCAACAGATGGCAGATTGGTGATGGATTGTGGAACCTCATGGTCGGTAAGGGATGTATGCCTAATGTTGCTACCTTTAACGTTAGAATTCAATTCTTAGTAAATGTGGGGCTTGCTTGGGAAGCTAATAAATTGTTGCTGTTAATGAAACATATTGGGATAACTCCTGATGAGGTTACGTACAATTTAGTGATCAAAGGCTTTTGCCGAGCAGAGAATCTTGATATGGCAAAAAGAATCTATTCTGCCTTACGTGGTGCAGGCTTCAAGCCAAATGCTAAAATCTATCAGACAATGATTCATTACCTGTCTAGAGCTGGTGAGTTTGATTTGGCATATTCAATGTGTAGAGATAGCATGCAAAAGAATTGGTTTCCAAGTCTTGATAGTATTAAAAAGTTACTTGAAGGGCTGTGCAAAGATGGAACGGAGGAAAAGATGGGAAAGGCTCGATTTTTAATCATCCTGGCTAAGAAAAAGATACCTCCTTTCTCATCAGACGCTTTGAATGTGATGCAGTCAATAATAGCTTGTAGTTAA